Proteins encoded in a region of the Scrofimicrobium sp. R131 genome:
- a CDS encoding TRAP transporter small permease, with amino-acid sequence MRAIALVLEKLLKIVCVALFSALVIVVVLQVFTRQVMHNPLTWTTVAAQYLFVWLSLLGSAWVFSEKEHIAVDFLTRALKINRTRAMEVFVNLIIGLFGALVLLWGGLRGVSITWSQNVSGLPVSVGMMYLALPISGLIIAYFALYHIVEAVQGRGLPSSDEEIREAV; translated from the coding sequence GTGAGAGCAATTGCCCTAGTCCTCGAGAAGCTGCTCAAGATTGTCTGCGTGGCTCTGTTTTCCGCCCTGGTCATCGTCGTGGTGCTCCAGGTGTTCACCCGACAGGTGATGCACAACCCGCTCACCTGGACCACGGTCGCGGCCCAGTACCTGTTTGTCTGGCTGTCCCTCCTCGGATCGGCCTGGGTGTTTTCCGAGAAGGAGCACATCGCCGTCGACTTCCTCACCCGCGCGCTGAAGATCAACCGGACGCGCGCCATGGAGGTGTTCGTCAACCTGATCATCGGCCTGTTCGGAGCGCTGGTGCTGCTCTGGGGCGGCCTGCGCGGGGTCAGCATCACCTGGAGTCAAAACGTGTCCGGTCTGCCGGTCAGCGTCGGCATGATGTATCTGGCGCTACCCATCTCCGGCCTGATCATCGCGTACTTTGCGCTCTACCACATTGTTGAGGCGGTCCAGGGCCGGGGGCTACCCAGCTCGGACGAAGAAATCAGAGAGGCGGTCTAG
- a CDS encoding TRAP transporter substrate-binding protein — MKFRRTRIVAVASAVALGLGACASGLTGTPESGKTLILSLNQTEEHPSYVALVAFGERLHEATDGRWDVQVYPNETLGAQQEVIQLVSDGSVDMAVASGTQLENLNLEFAVLNLPTTFHSIEHQMDVLSDPEIVGDLFASLEPDKSLTVLGGLTQGERNLYTVKGPIVEPSDLKGMKIRVQESDIAIDMINAMGGSATPMSFGEVYTALQSGVLDGAENNEVSYVTQKHNEVAKYVAFTRHLIGLDYMLINTDVYHGMSDEDRAIFDREWAETMRHHTQLWVEETAAAIASAEETGSKFNEVDQEAFREALSPVVEKYLTSEQDRKLYDEIQRKADQ; from the coding sequence ATGAAATTCCGCCGAACCCGCATCGTTGCGGTCGCCTCGGCTGTTGCCCTTGGTCTTGGCGCCTGCGCCTCAGGCCTCACGGGCACGCCCGAGTCAGGCAAAACCCTGATTCTCTCCCTCAATCAGACCGAAGAGCACCCCTCCTACGTGGCGCTGGTGGCTTTTGGTGAACGCCTCCACGAGGCGACCGATGGCCGTTGGGATGTTCAGGTCTACCCCAATGAAACCCTGGGCGCACAGCAGGAGGTGATCCAACTAGTCTCTGACGGCTCGGTCGACATGGCGGTGGCCTCGGGCACCCAGTTGGAGAACCTGAACCTGGAGTTTGCCGTCCTGAATCTCCCCACCACCTTCCATTCGATTGAGCACCAAATGGATGTGCTGTCGGATCCGGAGATTGTCGGCGACCTGTTCGCCTCGCTGGAGCCCGACAAGTCCCTCACCGTCCTAGGCGGCCTCACCCAGGGTGAGCGCAACCTGTACACGGTCAAGGGTCCAATTGTGGAGCCATCTGACCTGAAGGGAATGAAGATCCGGGTGCAGGAGTCGGACATTGCCATCGACATGATCAACGCGATGGGTGGCTCGGCCACGCCCATGTCCTTCGGCGAGGTGTACACGGCGCTCCAGTCCGGCGTCCTGGACGGAGCCGAGAACAACGAGGTCTCCTACGTCACCCAGAAACACAACGAAGTGGCCAAATACGTGGCCTTCACCCGGCACCTGATCGGGTTGGATTACATGCTGATCAACACCGACGTCTACCACGGAATGTCGGATGAGGACCGGGCCATTTTCGACCGGGAATGGGCCGAAACCATGCGGCACCATACCCAGCTGTGGGTGGAGGAAACCGCCGCAGCCATTGCCTCGGCCGAGGAGACCGGCTCGAAGTTCAATGAGGTGGATCAGGAGGCATTCCGGGAAGCGCTCAGCCCCGTGGTGGAGAAGTACCTGACCTCTGAGCAGGACCGGAAGCTGTACGACGAGATCCAAAGGAAGGCTGACCAGTGA